From Kogia breviceps isolate mKogBre1 chromosome 2, mKogBre1 haplotype 1, whole genome shotgun sequence, one genomic window encodes:
- the IHH gene encoding indian hedgehog protein — translation MSPAWLRPRLRFCLLLLLLLVPAARGCGPGRVVGSRRRPPRKLVPLAYKQFSPNVPEKTLGASGRYEGKIARSSERFKELTPNYNPDIIFKDEENTGADRLMTQRCKDRLNSLAISVMNQWPGVKLRVTEGWDEDGHHSEESLHYEGRAVDITTSDRDRNKYGLLARLAVEAGFDWVYYESKAHVHCSVKSEHSAAAKTGGCFPAGAQVRLESGARVALSAVRPGDRVLAMGEDGNPTFSDVLIFLDREPDRLRAFQVIETQDPPRRLALTPAHLLFTANNHTEPATHFRATFASQVQPGQYVLVAGVPGLQPARVAAVSTHVALGAYAPLTRHGTLVVEDVVASCFAAVADHHLAQLAFWPLRLFHSLAWGSWTPGEGVHWYPQLLYRLGRLLLEEGSFHSLGMAGAGS, via the exons ATGTCTCCCGCCTGGCTCCGGCCCCGACTGCGGTTCTGcctgctcctgctgctgctgctggtgccGGCGGCGCGGGGCTGCGGGCCGGGCCGGGTGGTGGGCAGCCGCCGTCGGCCGCCGCGCAAGCTCGTGCCGCTCGCGTATAAGCAGTTCAGCCCCAACGTGCCCGAGAAGACCCTGGGCGCCAGCGGGCGTTACGAAGGCAAGATCGCGCGCAGCTCGGAGCGCTTCAAGGAGCTCACCCCCAACTACAATCCCGACATCATCTTCAAGGACGAGGAGAACACAGGCGCCGACCGCCTCATGACCCAG cGCTGCAAGGACCGCCTGAACTCGCTGGCCATCTCGGTGATGAACCAGTGGCCCGGGGTGAAGCTGCGGGTGACCGAGGGCTGGGATGAAGATGGTCACCACTCGGAGGAGTCGCTGCATTATGAAGGCCGCGCGGTGGACATCACCACGTCGGACCGCGACCGCAATAAGTACGGACTACTGGCGCGCTTGGCAGTGGAGGCCGGCTTCGACTGGGTGTATTACGAGTCCAAGGCGCACGTGCATTGCTCCGTCAAGTCCG AGCACTCGGCTGCGGCCAAGACAGGCGGCTGCTTCCCTGCTGGAGCCCAGGTGCGCCTGGAGAGTGGGGCACGTGTGGCCTTGTCAGCCGTGAGGCCAGGAGACCGAGTGCTGGCCATGGGGGAGGATGGGAACCCCACCTTCAGCGACGTACTCATTTTCCTCGATCGCGAACCGGACAGGCTGAGGGCCTTCCAGGTCATCGAGACCCAGGACCCCCCGCGCCGGCTGGCACTCACACCCGCCCACCTGCTCTTCACGGCCAACAATCACACAGAGCCAGCCACCCACTTCCGGGCCACGTTTGCCAGCCAAGTGCAGCCCGGCCAGTACGTGCTGGTGGCGGGGGTCCCAGGCCTGCAGCCTGCCCGAGTGGCAGCCGTCTCCACACATGTGGCCCTTGGGGCCTACGCCCCATTAACGAGGCATGGGACACTGGTGGTGGAGGATGTGGTCGCCTCTTGCTTCGCGGCCGTGGCTGACCACCATCTGGCTCAGTTGGCCTTCTGGCCCCTGCGACTGTTTCACAGCTTGGCGTGGGGCAGCTGGACCCCAGGGGAGGGTGTGCACTGGTACCCCCAGCTGCTCTACCGCCTGGGACGTCTCTTGCTGGAAGAGGGCAGCTTCCATTCGCTGGGCATGGCTGGGGCAGGGAGCTGA